The Fusibacter sp. A1 genome has a segment encoding these proteins:
- a CDS encoding GyrI-like domain-containing protein yields MKDKFLIGEMAKLFNISTDTLRHYDRMDILKPEIDSQNDYRYYSIRSLFTLSRILFFKNLDISLSDIRGYMRQKNTLNLMSLLKKKDEELDEKIHRLLNLKMKIQNKLSLLDNVKEMDGKIQVRHLNERYGTFLTIEDLSNEVEIKEAFKEARQFMKISSWLIEGQIYTSISQETIEQGIFNKYRYFIEVVMLESSSLDGLVVMPASDYACTTFIGPYSDMSKHYQTLVDWINENGYKVAGDSIEKNIVDYDFADSENEFVTEIQIPIAKK; encoded by the coding sequence ATGAAAGATAAATTTCTGATTGGAGAAATGGCCAAGCTCTTTAATATCAGTACCGATACGTTACGACACTATGACAGGATGGATATCCTAAAACCGGAAATCGATTCTCAAAACGACTATCGTTACTACAGTATCAGAAGCTTGTTTACTTTAAGCAGGATACTTTTCTTTAAGAACCTGGATATCTCACTTTCGGATATTCGAGGTTACATGAGGCAAAAAAACACGTTGAACCTGATGTCGCTTCTTAAAAAGAAGGATGAGGAGCTCGACGAAAAAATCCATAGGCTTCTTAACCTTAAGATGAAGATTCAAAATAAGCTAAGCCTTCTTGACAACGTCAAGGAGATGGACGGAAAGATACAAGTCCGGCATTTGAACGAACGATACGGTACATTTTTGACTATTGAGGACCTGTCAAACGAGGTAGAGATCAAAGAGGCTTTCAAGGAGGCCAGACAATTTATGAAGATCAGCTCGTGGCTGATCGAAGGTCAGATCTACACCTCGATCTCGCAGGAAACGATCGAGCAAGGCATTTTCAACAAGTATCGCTATTTTATCGAAGTGGTCATGCTTGAGAGCAGCTCGCTCGACGGACTGGTGGTCATGCCCGCATCGGATTACGCCTGCACGACCTTCATCGGCCCATATTCCGATATGTCAAAACACTACCAGACTTTGGTCGATTGGATAAACGAGAACGGCTACAAGGTCGCAGGAGATTCTATCGAAAAGAACATCGTAGACTACGATTTCGCGGACTCTGAAAACGAGTTCGTCACCGAAATACAAATTCCAATAGCAAAAAAATAA
- a CDS encoding class I SAM-dependent methyltransferase, whose protein sequence is MDQLYAVLSTYKSPKILDIATGSGAFLEQLSNVIDHPSSLIGIDVKEEAIEAAKLIHTSPPYEFYVMDAHKMSFQDNSFDIVAICNSLHHLESSERVVEEMIRVLKPGGSLVVYEMISDDLSVKQQTHMFLHHYWAQIDMFNGITHKVTYSRTQLDDLFNTYGQLMNVHSSEVEKNVEETEELLVSLKESVRRYQDKTLEFSDADYYIRKGNQLIQRIEQIGFDLATSYLLVFQKIKSAP, encoded by the coding sequence ATGGATCAATTATACGCAGTACTATCTACTTATAAAAGCCCAAAAATTCTTGATATCGCTACTGGATCCGGAGCTTTTCTAGAGCAGTTGTCAAATGTGATCGATCATCCTTCCAGCTTGATCGGGATAGACGTGAAAGAAGAGGCGATCGAAGCGGCGAAGCTGATTCATACAAGTCCGCCCTATGAGTTTTATGTCATGGACGCCCACAAGATGTCTTTTCAGGACAATAGCTTTGATATCGTAGCCATCTGCAATTCACTGCACCATCTTGAATCCTCAGAGAGGGTAGTTGAAGAAATGATCCGCGTCTTAAAGCCTGGAGGATCACTTGTGGTCTACGAAATGATCTCAGACGACCTGTCGGTAAAGCAGCAGACACACATGTTTCTTCATCATTACTGGGCTCAAATTGATATGTTTAACGGAATCACCCATAAAGTCACCTATTCAAGAACTCAGCTTGACGACCTTTTCAACACTTATGGGCAGCTGATGAACGTGCACTCGTCAGAGGTCGAAAAAAACGTGGAGGAAACCGAGGAGCTGCTCGTGTCGCTGAAGGAGTCGGTAAGAAGGTATCAAGACAAGACCTTGGAGTTTTCAGATGCGGACTATTATATAAGAAAAGGAAATCAATTGATACAAAGAATAGAACAGATCGGATTTGACCTGGCGACATCTTACTTGTTGGTCTTTCAAAAAATCAAATCAGCTCCTTGA
- a CDS encoding GNAT family N-acetyltransferase yields MNRYSIRKCTLNEIPQVLRLQKEWQGEEITYGFTAADHSYLQQKLGDYFYIAEQNGIIIAFAYANIEKARDMNIFEDGEHYLEIEDVYVAPTHRGTGAGSQLVKKLLQTAKDHGIERSLLFSSTKDIKKTMNFYEKLGFKTWNIQMYK; encoded by the coding sequence ATGAATAGATACAGTATAAGAAAATGTACCCTTAATGAGATACCTCAGGTGCTGCGACTGCAAAAGGAGTGGCAGGGGGAAGAAATCACCTATGGCTTCACAGCCGCGGACCATTCGTACCTGCAGCAAAAACTTGGGGATTACTTTTATATAGCAGAGCAGAACGGGATCATAATCGCTTTCGCCTATGCGAATATCGAAAAGGCACGGGATATGAATATTTTTGAAGATGGGGAGCATTACCTGGAAATCGAAGATGTTTATGTCGCACCGACCCACAGGGGAACAGGTGCAGGGAGCCAGCTTGTGAAAAAACTTTTGCAAACCGCCAAAGATCACGGGATAGAAAGGTCTCTTTTATTCTCGTCGACTAAGGACATTAAAAAGACGATGAACTTTTATGAAAAATTAGGATTTAAAACCTGGAATATTCAAATGTATAAGTAA
- a CDS encoding diguanylate cyclase, with the protein MKRIRHYLNKENFRITKLGLIQSALASSIMVIIWGSFFIYNYQQNRQQQLSVELDELDHLERIVHEYVRDASNILLGFSDSESVKILLKESPETMDEVLSDIFLSISRNAKNYNQMRLLDALGMEVVRVDRSKEGSLKVVTGDELQYKGDRYYFTETKALGPHEIFLSPFDLNIEHGEIEVPYNPMVRLSMPLYGDNQEFYGIIIINVMGQQLIDELQASMLHPDELFYMTDENGYYINHPDPTKTFGFMFEDKKDVTIQNDFPEVWEALSENRRTIRTEDGRFFLSSSQMIDSEKLNSSDRSFKFIMQIPSNTWSESDVGLIVSNMIFLFFIEALIIIAALLLGSQQEKNKEYRNEIERMALTDRLTGVSNRHDTERILSRETANARRYDYDLAIIYIDVNNLKSVNDNLGHAVGDEMIICATQAVLKSIRETDYIGRIGGDEFLIILPHCAVLHVTRIIKKASDLFLKMGQQKYQMDWTFSDGVAMYDGSESSGDLMKRADKEMYRTKKAFKAMKDQE; encoded by the coding sequence ATGAAAAGAATCAGACACTACCTCAACAAGGAAAATTTCAGAATCACAAAACTTGGACTCATTCAGTCAGCGCTCGCATCGAGTATCATGGTCATCATATGGGGAAGCTTTTTTATTTATAATTATCAGCAAAACAGACAGCAGCAGCTAAGTGTGGAACTCGATGAACTGGATCATTTAGAGAGGATCGTTCACGAGTATGTTCGTGATGCTTCAAATATCCTATTAGGATTCAGCGACAGCGAAAGTGTCAAAATTCTCCTTAAGGAGAGTCCTGAAACAATGGATGAGGTACTGTCAGACATTTTCTTATCGATCAGTAGGAATGCTAAAAACTACAATCAGATGCGTCTACTTGATGCCCTTGGAATGGAAGTGGTAAGGGTAGACCGATCGAAGGAAGGATCCTTAAAGGTGGTTACGGGTGACGAGCTTCAGTACAAGGGTGACCGCTACTACTTCACAGAGACAAAAGCGCTAGGTCCGCATGAAATCTTTCTCAGTCCGTTCGATTTGAACATCGAGCACGGCGAGATTGAAGTGCCCTACAATCCGATGGTTCGTCTGTCGATGCCGCTTTATGGGGACAATCAGGAGTTTTATGGGATCATCATCATAAATGTCATGGGACAGCAGCTGATCGATGAACTGCAGGCGTCAATGCTCCATCCTGATGAACTATTCTACATGACCGATGAAAACGGGTATTATATCAATCACCCGGACCCGACTAAAACGTTTGGATTTATGTTTGAGGATAAAAAGGATGTGACGATACAAAACGACTTTCCCGAGGTCTGGGAAGCGTTGAGTGAGAATCGGCGAACGATCAGAACCGAAGACGGTAGGTTTTTCTTGTCGAGTAGTCAAATGATCGATTCTGAAAAACTTAATTCAAGCGACAGGTCATTCAAGTTCATCATGCAGATACCTTCGAATACATGGTCCGAATCGGATGTCGGACTGATTGTTTCGAATATGATTTTCTTGTTTTTCATCGAGGCGCTGATTATCATAGCCGCCTTGCTGCTTGGATCGCAGCAAGAAAAAAACAAGGAGTATCGAAATGAAATCGAAAGGATGGCCTTAACCGATAGGCTAACCGGAGTCAGCAACCGACATGACACAGAAAGAATACTGTCACGCGAGACGGCAAATGCGAGAAGATATGACTATGACCTTGCGATCATCTACATCGATGTCAACAATCTGAAATCTGTGAACGACAATCTTGGACATGCGGTCGGTGATGAAATGATCATATGCGCCACGCAAGCCGTATTGAAATCGATTAGAGAAACGGACTATATCGGACGGATCGGCGGAGATGAGTTCCTGATCATTTTGCCGCATTGCGCAGTACTTCATGTGACTAGGATCATAAAAAAGGCAAGTGACCTATTCCTAAAAATGGGACAACAGAAATACCAGATGGACTGGACCTTCAGCGACGGTGTCGCGATGTACGACGGTAGCGAATCCAGTGGTGATCTGATGAAACGTGCGGATAAGGAAATGTACCGTACCAAGAAAGCATTTAAGGCAATGAAGGACCAAGAATAG
- a CDS encoding helix-turn-helix domain-containing protein → MNYFDYVSFGQAIKKIRVELGIRKSDIKELLNIHPDTLRKIELGITNAKLVTLEQLSELYKIDLSELLLDYRLNQNRLIKKLIHQMDELIRLGKHKHLSTLIDSIGTHADSVKDVIDPQAKVRLDQLQLFIEANLLYESKEIKLLDEAKGKAVFALKLSIPKFNVLTIEHYNYTFMEYRLLMLIGIILSHTKEYDRSALIFDHLTSRLNGEVLDHNEIKLLAKLYFNASYNAYRSEDDARSLNYADLGIGLCLKFNVYDSYPHLLLRKCVAQAYLKDLTFTDTREHCYQFLASTCQTQQLEQFKKVLERLSLKIST, encoded by the coding sequence ATGAATTATTTTGACTATGTCAGTTTCGGCCAGGCCATAAAAAAAATACGGGTGGAGCTTGGTATTAGAAAGTCCGATATCAAGGAGCTTCTCAACATTCATCCGGATACCCTTCGCAAAATCGAGCTAGGTATCACCAATGCTAAGCTAGTCACGTTGGAGCAACTGTCGGAGCTTTACAAAATCGATTTATCCGAACTTCTTCTGGATTACCGATTGAATCAGAATCGGCTCATCAAGAAACTCATCCATCAGATGGACGAGCTCATTCGACTTGGAAAACACAAGCATCTGAGCACGCTGATCGATTCGATCGGGACACATGCCGACTCCGTAAAGGATGTCATCGATCCTCAGGCCAAAGTAAGACTTGATCAGTTGCAGCTTTTCATTGAAGCGAACCTGCTTTATGAGAGCAAAGAAATCAAACTCTTGGATGAGGCCAAAGGGAAAGCCGTCTTTGCCTTAAAGCTATCCATCCCCAAGTTCAATGTGTTGACGATTGAGCATTACAATTATACTTTCATGGAATATCGATTATTGATGTTGATCGGGATCATCTTGTCCCATACCAAAGAATATGACCGCAGCGCGCTTATCTTCGATCATTTGACCTCTAGGCTGAATGGGGAGGTACTTGACCATAACGAAATCAAGTTGCTGGCTAAGCTTTACTTCAACGCTTCCTACAATGCCTACAGGAGCGAAGATGATGCAAGGTCTCTGAACTACGCGGATCTAGGTATCGGGCTATGCCTTAAGTTTAATGTTTACGACAGCTACCCACACTTACTGCTGCGAAAATGCGTCGCTCAGGCCTATTTGAAGGATCTCACTTTTACCGACACGCGGGAACACTGTTATCAGTTTCTTGCGTCAACCTGCCAAACTCAGCAGCTTGAACAGTTTAAGAAGGTGCTTGAGCGATTGTCTCTAAAAATCTCCACTTAA
- a CDS encoding radical SAM protein — translation MDKSTYHSFTKSVCQHCDSLLDAKIVIDDNKIFCVKECLEHGVQKCLMEEDASYYLKRVDYDKPGTPSTVQTGYKDGCPFDCGLCESHDQHTCIGLIEVTQRCNMKCPMCYASDGSSKADLSLAEIESMMDFYIRAENGKAEILQISGGEPTCHPQIVEVLDLARSKDFGYVMLNTNGLLLVERPDILAAMKRFEKGFEVYLQWDGLDHAVHTGLRDQNVLDKKIEVCELLEKENIPITLVVTVSKDGTDKQLGSIIQWAMNRPMVRGINFQPEAFYQIENPPPRDRVTLTGVLSMIEQQTNGLIRKNDFVPLPCNVERIAVNFMLKNKGVFTPISSKISIDKLSPVIPNSLNFHLEDIESIGTDAICDCMKSLPKFKKLLPKKVLKASLEEKRNFVNQETFRMTVTSFVDRANFDIKSVQKDCVHIITPALRRMPFSAFNMFHRSKQMGGV, via the coding sequence ATGGATAAAAGCACCTATCACAGTTTTACTAAAAGCGTCTGTCAGCACTGCGACAGCCTACTTGATGCCAAAATTGTCATTGATGATAATAAAATATTTTGCGTGAAGGAATGTTTGGAACATGGGGTTCAGAAGTGCCTGATGGAAGAAGACGCTTCTTATTACCTGAAAAGAGTCGATTATGACAAGCCCGGCACGCCCTCGACCGTGCAGACAGGCTATAAAGACGGTTGTCCTTTCGACTGTGGGTTATGTGAGAGTCACGACCAGCACACCTGCATAGGTCTTATTGAGGTCACTCAGCGGTGCAATATGAAATGTCCGATGTGCTATGCGTCAGATGGTTCGTCAAAGGCGGACCTTTCCTTAGCAGAAATTGAAAGCATGATGGATTTTTACATCCGTGCCGAAAACGGTAAGGCCGAGATTCTACAGATTAGCGGTGGAGAACCGACGTGTCATCCTCAGATTGTAGAGGTTCTTGACCTAGCGAGAAGCAAGGATTTCGGCTATGTGATGTTAAATACCAACGGACTTTTGCTAGTCGAACGGCCGGATATCCTTGCAGCCATGAAACGTTTTGAGAAAGGGTTTGAAGTCTACCTTCAGTGGGATGGACTTGATCATGCCGTCCATACCGGCTTAAGAGACCAAAATGTGCTCGACAAGAAGATCGAAGTCTGCGAGCTCCTGGAAAAGGAAAACATACCGATCACTTTAGTAGTGACCGTATCAAAAGACGGAACGGACAAGCAGCTTGGCAGTATCATACAATGGGCGATGAACAGACCGATGGTGCGTGGAATCAATTTTCAGCCCGAAGCCTTCTACCAAATTGAAAATCCCCCACCGCGTGATAGGGTGACCCTCACAGGGGTGCTATCGATGATTGAGCAGCAGACGAACGGGCTCATACGAAAAAATGATTTCGTCCCTCTACCGTGCAATGTGGAAAGGATCGCTGTAAACTTCATGCTAAAAAACAAGGGCGTGTTCACTCCCATCTCCAGTAAAATCAGTATCGACAAGTTGAGCCCAGTGATCCCAAATTCCTTGAACTTCCACCTAGAAGACATCGAATCGATCGGTACGGATGCGATCTGTGACTGTATGAAGTCGCTGCCTAAATTCAAAAAGCTGCTGCCTAAAAAGGTCCTAAAGGCGAGCCTTGAAGAAAAACGGAACTTTGTAAACCAAGAGACCTTTAGAATGACGGTGACATCCTTTGTAGACAGGGCGAACTTTGACATCAAATCGGTCCAAAAGGACTGCGTGCATATCATCACACCAGCTCTTAGACGAATGCCGTTTTCTGCGTTCAATATGTTCCACCGAAGTAAACAGATGGGAGGCGTGTGA
- a CDS encoding isoprenylcysteine carboxylmethyltransferase family protein, with protein MGMTAFGNKDLIIYTSVPVAITCLTAAILINFLTEDKKRKVSTYKKTWVDTFSMYGVALMQYVAFVLGARGKLGLLVVEVPRLIQWVSVFLIYFALIVNLTGRLKLKSRWSNMIKIDADHTAETRGVFKFVRHPLYASIMLMMAGAGLVYGNLLILAILVIVFYPMMTHRAKLEENELLKLEGYEDYMNRTGRFIPRVMKIWRSK; from the coding sequence ATGGGAATGACCGCTTTTGGTAACAAGGATCTGATCATCTACACCAGTGTCCCTGTTGCGATCACGTGCCTGACGGCTGCCATACTGATCAATTTCTTAACAGAGGACAAAAAGAGGAAAGTAAGCACCTATAAGAAAACCTGGGTCGATACCTTTTCGATGTACGGCGTTGCCCTCATGCAATATGTGGCGTTTGTCCTAGGGGCAAGAGGTAAGCTGGGCTTGCTTGTAGTTGAGGTTCCACGGCTGATCCAGTGGGTGAGTGTGTTCCTTATCTACTTTGCGCTAATCGTAAACCTCACTGGAAGGCTAAAACTGAAATCGCGCTGGTCCAACATGATCAAGATAGACGCAGACCACACCGCAGAGACAAGAGGTGTCTTCAAATTCGTGAGACACCCGCTTTATGCGAGCATCATGCTTATGATGGCTGGTGCCGGACTGGTCTATGGAAACCTTCTGATACTTGCGATACTTGTCATCGTGTTCTATCCGATGATGACCCACAGGGCTAAGCTTGAAGAGAATGAACTGCTAAAATTAGAGGGATACGAGGACTACATGAACAGAACTGGACGGTTTATTCCTCGTGTCATGAAGATCTGGAGGTCGAAATGA
- a CDS encoding DUF4395 family protein, producing the protein MRQIEPVSISSGGFNFCKYGVAALLLIALIVPFPVRLALVAFDSLVLLIASKVGVDKSPMVRGYELTLGRWITKKNVMLDKNGMKFAHALGAGLTTFTLALLLLSPKIGYMALVLTTILKIISALGHCSALKLYGCLYSETCCQSIKKVRI; encoded by the coding sequence ATGAGACAAATTGAACCCGTGAGCATTTCCTCCGGCGGATTTAACTTTTGCAAATACGGAGTGGCGGCGCTACTTTTGATCGCGCTTATAGTACCTTTTCCTGTTAGGCTTGCCTTGGTCGCATTCGACAGCCTTGTGTTACTTATCGCATCTAAAGTCGGTGTCGATAAATCGCCCATGGTTAGGGGCTATGAACTGACACTGGGCAGATGGATCACGAAAAAAAATGTGATGCTCGATAAAAATGGAATGAAGTTCGCCCATGCCTTAGGAGCCGGTTTGACCACATTCACGCTCGCTTTGCTCCTATTATCACCTAAAATTGGCTATATGGCACTGGTATTGACAACAATCTTAAAAATCATCAGCGCCTTAGGGCACTGTTCGGCACTTAAGCTTTATGGATGCCTCTATAGTGAAACCTGCTGTCAAAGCATAAAGAAGGTGCGTATCTGA
- a CDS encoding prolipoprotein diacylglyceryl transferase yields MDKHILLAPQGFMPTFEIAGFSLSSYTFFIILALVCGAVVLKLANAQREDGLAERKGDESLIIASAALIGGTIGAKLPILIYYWGEIIRSDTPLIAMLSGRTILGGMIGGLLAVILVKRRMNLKTRFGNQLAPAVAFGMAVGRIGCFFQGCCVGIATHSAFGIDFGDHVLRHPTQLYEVAFHLIMFLLLWNHPLRKRDGGELLSSYFIAYFLIRFLEEYIREINEAFWGLSMYQWLCLLGMIFLVIKAKRRRAIDQIQN; encoded by the coding sequence ATGGACAAGCATATCCTACTGGCACCACAGGGCTTTATGCCCACCTTTGAGATCGCCGGATTCAGTCTTTCGAGTTATACCTTTTTTATCATCCTTGCGCTGGTCTGCGGTGCTGTGGTACTCAAACTGGCAAATGCGCAGCGAGAAGACGGCCTGGCTGAAAGAAAAGGCGACGAGAGTCTGATTATCGCATCGGCAGCGCTTATAGGAGGCACCATCGGTGCAAAGCTTCCGATACTGATCTATTACTGGGGTGAAATCATAAGGTCCGATACTCCGCTGATCGCCATGTTGAGCGGAAGGACCATCTTGGGCGGAATGATAGGTGGTTTGCTTGCAGTAATTCTTGTAAAAAGAAGGATGAACCTCAAAACACGTTTCGGAAACCAGCTGGCACCTGCAGTGGCGTTTGGCATGGCTGTCGGCAGAATCGGCTGCTTTTTTCAGGGCTGCTGTGTGGGGATCGCGACACACTCAGCTTTTGGAATCGACTTTGGCGACCATGTGCTGAGGCATCCGACCCAGCTATATGAAGTAGCCTTCCACCTGATCATGTTTTTACTGCTATGGAACCATCCTCTTCGAAAACGAGATGGTGGAGAGCTGTTGAGCAGTTATTTTATCGCCTATTTCCTTATCAGATTCTTAGAAGAATACATACGAGAAATCAACGAGGCCTTCTGGGGACTATCCATGTACCAGTGGCTCTGCCTTTTAGGAATGATCTTCCTGGTCATCAAAGCCAAAAGACGCCGCGCGATTGATCAAATTCAAAATTGA
- a CDS encoding cache domain-containing protein: protein MKYNYCPQCGNPLTENTTDGKGSFCVYCQKRFSITTIEPVKEEVKTANKKRSSMSSKSVVGIIALLISLMFLVSGLLSFFFYQNNIQQEQVYSETLSELEQIAASVSDQFKEIDLEANQLASRLSLLEYEAEGENSLIHEQLDMSIKKQADIQYAYIGYEDKSFVMEPVEELPDGYDPTSRPWYKTAAEQKRSIWAPIYFDASSSNIICTLAVPVYTDSNQSQLKGVMGYDLNVSSLLSNLETVNFFESDYLMVVDQEGTIVMHPSDDLIGMPLHVPELMEASKDNQSQIIKSNFEGKKNTVFITTIEEMNWHILCILPK, encoded by the coding sequence ATGAAGTACAACTACTGCCCTCAGTGCGGGAACCCGCTTACCGAAAACACAACTGACGGCAAAGGATCATTCTGCGTCTATTGTCAAAAAAGATTTTCAATCACAACGATAGAACCTGTCAAAGAAGAAGTGAAAACGGCAAATAAAAAGAGATCAAGCATGAGTTCAAAGTCAGTGGTGGGCATCATTGCACTTTTGATTTCACTTATGTTTTTGGTATCAGGACTACTCAGCTTCTTTTTCTATCAAAATAACATACAACAAGAGCAGGTCTACAGCGAAACCTTATCAGAACTCGAGCAGATTGCGGCATCGGTATCCGACCAGTTCAAAGAAATTGATCTCGAAGCCAATCAGCTGGCAAGCAGACTAAGCCTGCTTGAATATGAGGCGGAAGGTGAAAACAGTCTAATCCATGAACAGCTCGATATGTCAATAAAAAAACAAGCGGATATACAGTATGCGTACATAGGTTATGAAGATAAGTCCTTTGTAATGGAGCCTGTTGAGGAGCTCCCAGATGGTTATGACCCAACATCGAGACCATGGTATAAAACCGCAGCAGAGCAAAAGCGATCGATCTGGGCTCCAATTTACTTTGATGCATCCAGTAGTAATATTATTTGTACTCTTGCAGTACCGGTTTACACAGATTCCAATCAATCTCAACTGAAAGGTGTCATGGGCTACGACTTAAATGTATCCTCACTTTTGTCAAACCTAGAAACGGTCAACTTCTTTGAATCCGATTACCTGATGGTTGTCGACCAAGAAGGAACTATAGTAATGCACCCGTCAGATGACCTTATAGGAATGCCGTTACACGTGCCAGAACTGATGGAGGCCAGTAAGGACAATCAAAGCCAGATCATCAAGTCCAACTTTGAGGGGAAGAAAAACACTGTCTTCATCACAACAATAGAAGAGATGAACTGGCATATCCTATGCATACTGCCAAAATAA
- a CDS encoding serpin family protein, whose product MRKAGLFFILSLALLGVGCSVLDMDLIKSKESFKLVNIDLDDHEVSTDAQRLVTDVNVFGIDLFDQIYQENPEKNHLLSPLSAAIAMAMLENGANGATRDEIIDALGVEVDVLNPSFNELMNIYGAIDEQSDENRDYATIENANSLWVRPDLKAKEDYVDVLGKYYDAQFFSVNFKSKKTVDRMNQWVEERTNGLLKDTFKEFSKETVAALINTLYFKGQWTDSFSEELTTKEDFQVSDAHTETVDMMHKSLTAPYFETKTAQVAVLDYYGARMLVFLPKGEVADMMTDSMVLEAITSNQNIDYHHQRLNVSMPKIDFEAKNDLKTLLMNLGVISVFDESAADLSNMLASDKQVVVSKVYQNARIKVDEHGTEAAAVTVMEIELTSGPAEPETPIDFNCDHPYMIVIQDSITGTNLFMGVVNNPND is encoded by the coding sequence ATGAGGAAAGCAGGTTTGTTTTTTATACTGAGCCTCGCACTTTTGGGTGTTGGTTGCTCGGTGCTTGACATGGACTTGATAAAATCCAAGGAATCCTTCAAGCTGGTCAATATCGACCTTGACGACCATGAGGTGTCGACAGACGCACAAAGGCTTGTGACCGATGTCAATGTTTTTGGGATTGATCTGTTCGATCAGATCTATCAGGAAAATCCTGAAAAGAACCACTTGCTTTCGCCACTGAGCGCGGCGATTGCGATGGCTATGCTTGAAAACGGAGCAAATGGAGCGACGCGCGACGAAATAATCGATGCGCTCGGGGTTGAGGTCGATGTGCTGAACCCAAGCTTTAATGAACTGATGAATATCTACGGCGCTATCGATGAGCAAAGCGATGAAAACAGAGACTATGCAACGATAGAAAATGCTAATTCCTTGTGGGTAAGGCCCGACTTAAAGGCAAAAGAAGATTATGTCGATGTGCTTGGTAAGTATTACGACGCCCAGTTTTTTAGTGTGAACTTTAAAAGCAAAAAAACCGTCGATAGAATGAACCAGTGGGTCGAAGAACGTACGAACGGACTGCTTAAAGACACTTTTAAGGAGTTTTCTAAAGAGACTGTAGCTGCGCTGATCAACACCCTTTATTTTAAAGGACAGTGGACCGATAGCTTTTCTGAAGAGCTTACTACAAAAGAGGATTTTCAGGTGTCTGATGCACACACAGAAACCGTGGACATGATGCATAAGAGCTTGACTGCACCCTATTTTGAGACAAAAACCGCCCAGGTGGCGGTGCTTGACTACTACGGCGCACGCATGCTTGTCTTCCTACCAAAAGGTGAAGTCGCAGACATGATGACAGATAGCATGGTGCTAGAGGCGATCACATCAAATCAAAATATAGACTACCATCATCAAAGACTGAATGTAAGCATGCCAAAAATCGATTTTGAAGCGAAGAATGACCTTAAGACACTACTGATGAATCTGGGCGTCATCTCGGTCTTTGATGAAAGCGCCGCCGACCTGTCGAACATGCTCGCAAGCGACAAGCAAGTCGTAGTGAGCAAGGTCTACCAGAACGCGCGGATAAAAGTAGATGAACACGGCACTGAAGCGGCAGCCGTAACCGTAATGGAGATAGAGCTAACCAGCGGACCGGCAGAACCAGAAACGCCGATAGATTTCAACTGTGATCATCCTTATATGATTGTCATTCAAGACAGCATCACAGGAACAAACCTATTTATGGGTGTCGTGAACAATCCGAATGACTAG